A genomic window from Mesorhizobium sp. 131-2-1 includes:
- a CDS encoding MerR family transcriptional regulator produces the protein MKLVSAGEAAANTNDISTETGEDLARIGEMAKKYGVTLRTLRFYEDKGLLNPKRDGSTRLYTRRDKARLKLILLGRKVGFSLRDVKQMMDLYDPTGSNTKQLRLALDKSEKQLARLQKQRALIEDAINELSTSMAAVRQMLTERAAPQASAAG, from the coding sequence ATGAAACTTGTTTCGGCCGGCGAAGCCGCGGCCAACACCAATGACATATCGACTGAAACCGGCGAGGACCTTGCCCGCATCGGCGAGATGGCCAAGAAATATGGCGTGACGTTGCGCACGCTGCGTTTCTATGAGGACAAGGGCCTGCTCAACCCGAAGCGCGACGGTTCGACCCGTCTCTACACGCGCCGCGACAAGGCCCGGCTGAAGCTGATCCTGCTCGGCCGCAAGGTCGGGTTCTCGCTGCGCGACGTCAAGCAGATGATGGATCTTTACGATCCGACCGGCTCCAACACCAAGCAGCTGCGGCTGGCGCTCGACAAGTCGGAGAAGCAGCTCGCCCGCCTGCAGAAGCAGCGGGCGCTGATCGAGGACGCCATCAACGAGCTGAGCACCTCGATGGCCGCCGTTCGCCAGATGCTTACCGAACGCGCCGCTCCGCAGGCCAGCGCCGCCGGCTGA